From Salvelinus namaycush isolate Seneca chromosome 27, SaNama_1.0, whole genome shotgun sequence, the proteins below share one genomic window:
- the LOC120022476 gene encoding sorting nexin-13-like, which produces MRLEQKPIKIDRRLTGSNYIDEPLQQVIQFALRDYIQYWYYTLSEDESFLLEIRQTVQNALVQFSTRSKEVDWQPYFTTRLVDDFATHLRVFRKAQDRLERRDDNKQRDLSEEMVESFFEAEVEMERNVCRDVVCTSLKDEEGFLRDLCEVLLYLLLPPGDFHNKNMRYFLREILARGVLLPLVNQLSDPDYINQFVIWMIRDSSCNYEAFMNILKLTDKVSELEAVKDKALEELQYLRSLDTAGDDINVIKNQINSLLFVKKVCETRIQRLQSGKEVDTLKLAANFGKLCIIPLEHILVHNIALQFFMDYMQAAGAQAELFFWLTVEGYRVTAQQQLEVMEGWQKDGKKGGSTKGLLKAAALGVYEQYLSDKASPRVQVDEVSVVKLREKLQKEGDPTPEIFDDIQRKVYDMMLRDERYYPSFRQSPLYIRMLAELDMLKEPSYRGSDDGDGESFNGSPTGSINLSLDDLSNSCHDENIQLHAFISDTGVCNDHGKTYALYAVTVCRRNHDGSEDSWKTYRRYSDFHDFHMRITEQVKFENLTSILKLPGKKTFNNMDRDFLEKRKKDLNAYLQLLLNPEMVKACPTLVPYVYDFLENKQYSKGKGDFARKMDTFVNPLRSSMRNVSNAVKRLPDSLAEGMNTAADNMGRMSEKLGQDIKQSMFKVPPLLPKSDVDPEHCRVSAQLDDNVDDNIPLRVMLLLMDEVFDLKERNQWLRRNIKNLLQQLIRATYGDTINRKIVDHVDFMTAPEQVADYVKKFRDSYWPNGILAESPPRRDKNIRMRTRVAAKTNLLGIMPDELKHIIGADTTRKGILRVFDMFQHGPMNRRLVYVLLEGFLETMFPQYKFPELFVKLHSRSPRTARYTQKLKSTSLKR; this is translated from the exons ATGAGGTTGGAGCAGAAGCCTATAAAGATAGACAGGAGACTGACTGGCTCCAACTACATAGACGAGCCTCTGCAACAG GTCATCCAGTTTGCATTGAGAGATTATATTCAGTATTGGTATTACACTCTGAGTGAGGATGAGTCTTTCCTGCTGGAAATCAGACAGACTGTCCAGAACGCTCTGGTCCAGTTCTCTACACG gtctaAAGAGGTGGACTGGCAGCCTTATTTCACCACCAGACTCGTGGATGACTTCGCTACTCACCTCCGAGTCTTCAGAAAGGCCCAGGACAGACTGGAGCGCAGGGATGACAATAAACAGA GGGACTTGTCGGAGGAGATGGTGGAGTCATTCTTTGAGGcggaggtagagatggagaggaacGTCTGCAGAGACGTGGTCTGCACCTCCCTGAAGGATGAAGAAG gGTTCCTGAGGGACTTGTGTGAGGTGCTGCTCTACCTTTTACTGCCTCCTGGAGACTTCCACAACAAGAACATGAGATACTTCCTtagg GAGATTCTGGCGCGAGGTGTTCTCCTTCCCCTGGTCAACCAGCTGAGTGATCCTGATTACATCAACCAGTTTGTTATCTGGATG ATTCGGGATTCTAGCTGTAACTACGAggcatttatgaacatcttgaagCTGACAGACAAAGTGTCTGAGCTGGAGGCTGTTAAAGACAAGGCCCTGGAGGAACTACAGTACCTACGATCACTGGACACCGCAGGagacg ataTCAATGTTATAAAGAATCAGATCAACAGTCTGTTGTTTGTGAAGAAGGTCTGTGAGACCAGGATACAGAGGCTACAGTCAGGGAAG gAAGTGGATACTCTAAAACTAGCAGCTAATTTTGGCAAGCTGTGCATCATACCGCTGGAACACATCCTTGTTCACAACATCGCCTTGCAATTCTTTATGG ACTACATGCAGGCGGCTGGGGCCCAGGCAGAGCTGTTCTTCTGGCTGACAGTGGAGGGCTACAGAGTAACAGCCCAGCAACAACtagaggtgatggagggatggcaGAAGGATGGAAAGAAGGGAGGTTCCACTAAAGGACTGTTGAAGGCTGCAGCACTAGGGGTCTATGAACAGTACCTGTCTGATAAG gcgtCCCCCAGGGTGCAGGTAGATGAGGTGTCTGTAGTCAAACTGAGAGAGAAGCTACAGAAGGAAGGAGACCCCACGCCAGAGATATTCGACGACATCCAGAGAAAA GTGTATGACATGATGCTTCGTGATGAGAGGTACTACCCGTCGTTCAGACAGAGTCCCCTCTACATCAGGATGTTAGCTGAACTGGACATGCTCAAAGAACCGTCTTATAGAGGATCAGATGACGGAGATGGAG AATCGTTCAACGGTTCTCCAACAGGAAGCATTAATCTA TCTCTGGATGACCTTTCGAATTCCTGCCATGACGAAAATATACAGCTACACGCCTTCATCTCTGACACAG GGGTGTGTAATGACCACGGCAAGACCTACGCCCTCTACGCCGTCACCGTGTGCCGCCGTAACCACGACGGCAGCGAGGACTCCTGGAAAACCTACCGACGCTACTCTGACTTCCACGACTTCCACATGAGGATCACGGAGCAGGTAAAG TTTGAGAACTTGACGTCGATCCTGAAGCTGCCAGGGAAGAAGACGTTCAACAACATGGACAGAGACTTCCTGGAGAAGAGGAAAAAAGACCTCAACGCATACCTAcag ctGCTGCTGAATCCAGAGATGGTGAAGGCCTGTCCTACTCTGGTCCCCTATGTCTATGACTTCCTGGAGAATAAGCAATACAGCAAGGGCAAGGGAGACTTCGCAcgcaag ATGGATACGTTTGTGAACCCTCTGCGTAGCTCGATGCGTAACGTGTCCAACGCAGTGAAGAGACTGCCAGATAGTCTGGCTGAAGGGATGAACACTGCTGCTGACAACATGGGACGCATGTCAGAGAAACTGGGACAGGACATCAAACAGTCCATGTTCAAG GTGCCTCCACTGCTCCCCAAGTCTGACGTTGACCCAGAGCACTGCCGAGTCTCAGCCCAGCTGGACGACAAC GTGGATGATAACATCCCCCTGCGTGTGATGCTGCTGCTGATGGATGAGGTGTTTGACCTGAAGGAGAGGAACCAGTGGCTTCGCAGGAACATCAAGAACCTTCTGCAGCAACTCATCAGAGCCACATACGGAGACACTATCAAcag GAAGATTGTTGATCATGTGGACTTCATGACAGCTCCAGAACAGGTGGCAGACTACGTCAAGAAGTTCag GGATTCATACTGGCCCAACGGAATCCTAGCAGAGTCTCCGCCCCGCCGGGACAAGAACATCCGCATGAGGACACGGGTCGCCGCCAAGACCAACCTATTGGGAATCATGCCAG ATGAGTTGAAGCACATCATAGGGGCGGATACGACTCGTAAAGGCATCCTGCGTGTGTTTGACATGTTCCAACATGGACCAATGAATCGACGGCTGGTCTACGTGCTGCTAGAAGGTTTCCTGGAGACCATGTTCCCTCAGTACAAGTTCCCAGAGCTGTTTGTCAAACTGCACTCCCGTTCGCCGCGCACAGCCAGATACACACAGAAACTCAAGAGCACCTCCCTGAAGAGGTGA